From a region of the Leishmania donovani BPK282A1 complete genome, chromosome 24 genome:
- a CDS encoding DNA repair and recombination protein RAD54, putative — translation MRKSAAGSGVANGTFRPPTTSGEGKPAERKPRTRPLLPATVAAAVPRFMTGWRALSKGSFKAPGSGDASNIGDDTVDLPGPSVTCITSTGARREVMYPTVTPHSAGSTAHNDLVAYRLARRSQIDYHQPESAAQAVAARALQAAAAARGKTEADSEDSGSQGGGTAKLLKVEAGTGGVKTAPGAPEAAEDGTAAAASEGHETAAAADEDAIPADKVVSRYPVSPYGKLYFQVETDGATRHESVGIVIIDTELLGVMMYDRVGRQYGNRPDPGYPIKQEEVDSAKAGSVLKVGTKSVLLITALTEEAFRSGEFFLRSEHDLRVKEDKAKAKAEAAAAEEAKARKPGMSFGNSLSNCSAFASILFRRRPKDGETGFVVPVAGRPKMGKNGIIMDDLHPLHDPDREKAVVLFRADYKRDVHGRRQVSVVVDPIIGDKLRPHQIIGVKFLFDCITGERMLGYHGAILADEMGLGKTIQTVATIYTCLKQGKHGQPTARKCLVVTPSSLVKNWCNEFDKWLGEGAVRHFAISESTPKGDRIISRFDGDGDVLVISYDQLRKYIDRLSGLRSVELVVCDEGHRLKNAEVKTTKAVDMLPTRNRIILSGTPIQNDLSEFHAMVNFVNPGILGNRDLFARVFEEPVSLGRDPGCPDHLKSLGRDRAHYLSVLTQRFILRRTQSINESYLPPKVDVTVFVRLGEKQELAYQKLADVVESAECTPLVLISALRKLCNHMDLFHDAVHLSHQIGNSAGALAQQQQAGRRRGRSSAAGESRGIPLSVLPKGFKPGSLSVDCGSKMHFVSLVLDELKRNGERDKLVIVSNFTQTLDIIAALCNSKQIAYFQLDGSTPIKKRQQLVDYFNVPGSQEIVFLLSSKAGGVGLNLIGANRLILFDPDWNPANDAQAMGRVWRDGQKKRVFIYRLLSTGTIEEKIYQRQVSKQGLSANVVDMQEDSKQHFTLEELKSLFKYKADTLCDTHDLLGCTSCEAAESLAASGRGSRGKQAEELKMQFRKVGQPKKKSGPRMDELKAWRHISAVASFNLDSVTRAVAKHAPSLLSFLFADERDNTKMAGPVVSTCVKVEKPAFEEDEETITCASQAAIQQQESEMEIEVIDDDDDEEEAELESSEEVSD, via the coding sequence ATGCGCAAGTCAgcggcaggcagcggcgttgccaACGGCACGTTCCGCCCTCCCACAACGAGTGGTGAGGGTAAGCCGGCGGAGCGCAAGCCCAGGACGCGCCCACTACTGCCTGCCAccgtggctgccgctgtgccgcgctTCATGACCGGTTGGCGGGCCCTCAGCAAAGGCAGCTTCAAGGCACCCGGCTCAGGGGATGCCAGCAACATCGGTGACGACACCGTGGATCTGCCTGGCCCGAGTGTGACCTGTATCACCTCCACTGGCGCTCGGCGCGAGGTGATGTACCCCACCGTCACCCCCCACAGCGCGGGCAGCACGGCACACAACGACCTTGTGGCTTACCGGCTGGCACGGCGCAGCCAGATAGACTACCACCAGCCGGAGTCCGCCGCCCaggcggtggccgcgcggGCCCTCcaagctgccgcggcagcgcgagggaAGACGGAAGCGGACTCTGAGGACAGCGGAAGCCAGggaggcggcaccgcaaAGCTGCTCAAGGTGGAGGCCGGCACTGGAGGCGTGAAGACGGCTCCTGGTGCGCCGGAGGCTGCCGAAGAtggcactgcagcggcagccagcGAGGGCCACgagaccgccgccgccgcggacgaGGACGCTATCCCAGCGGACAAGGTGGTGAGCCGCTACCCCGTCAGCCCCTATGGCAAGCTGTACTTCCAGGTCGAGACGGACGGCGCGACGCGGCATGAATCTGTCGGCATCGTCATCATCGATACGGAGTTGCTGGGGGTTATGATGTACGACCGCGTGGGGCGGCAGTATGGCAACCGGCCCGACCCTGGTTACCCGATCAAGCAGGAGGAAGTGGACAGTGCGAAGGCGGGCAGCGTCTTGAAGGTGGGAACAAAAAGTGTGCTGCTCATCACAGCGCTCACCGAGGAGGCGttccgcagcggcgagttCTTCTTGCGCTCCGAGCACGACCTCCGCGTGAAGGAAGACAAGGCCAAGGCCAAGGCcgaggccgcggccgccgaggaggcgaaggcgcggAAGCCCGGGATGAGCTTCGGCAACTCGCTCAGCAACTGtagcgccttcgcctccatcCTTTTCCGCCGTCGCCCCAAGGATGGGGAGACGGGCTTCGTCGTCCCCGTAGCCGGGCGTCCAAAGATGGGCAAGAATGGCATCATCATGGATGACCTGCACCCGCTGCACGATCCGGACCGCgagaaggcggtggtgctgttCCGCGCCGACTACAAGCGCGACGTGCACGGCCGTCGGCAAGTCTCCGTCGTTGTGGACCCGATCATTGGCGACAAGCTGCGGCCGCACCAAATCATTGGCGTAAAGTTTCTCTTCGACTGCATCACGGGCGAGCGCATGCTCGGCTACCACGGCGCCATCCTGGCCGATGAGATGGGCTTGGGTAAGACGATCCAGACGGTGGCCACCATCTACACCTGTTTGAAGCAAGGCAAGCACGGCCAGCCGACGGCCCGCAAGTGCCTCGTCGTGACGCCGTCCTCGCTAGTGAAAAACTGGTGCAACGAGTTTGACAAGTGGCTGGGCGAAGGGGCAGTGAGGCATTTCGCCATCTCCGAGTCGACTCCGAAGGGAGACCGCATTATCTCCCGCttcgacggcgatggcgacgtcCTGGTCATCTCGTACGACCAGCTGCGCAAGTATATCGACCGCCTCTCGGGGCTGCGCTCTGTCGAACTGGTCGTCTGCGACGAGGGTCACCGCCTCAAGAACGCGGAGGTGAAGACGACAAAGGCGGTGGACATGCTGCCAACGCGCAACCGCATCATCCTCTCCGGCACCCCCATCCAGAATGACCTGTCCGAGTTCCACGCCATGGTCAACTTCGTCAACCCCGGTATCCTCGGCAACCGCGACCTCTTCGCACGCGTCTTCGAAGAGCCCGTCTCCCTTGGCCGCGACCCGGGATGCCCAGACCACCTCAAATCTCTTGGCCGAGATCGCGCGCATTACCTCTCGGTGCTGACGCAGCGCTTTATCCTTCGCCGCACGCAGTCCATCAATGAGTCCTACCTGCCGCCCAAGGTGGACGTTACCGTCTTCGTGCGACTgggagagaagcaggaaCTCGCCTATCAGAAGCTGGCCGACGTGGTCGAGTCTGCGGAGTGCACGCCGCTGGTGCTCATTTCCGCCCTGCGGAAGCTGTGCAATCACATGGATCTCTTCCACGACGCGGTGCACCTGTCTCATCAGATTGGCAACTCGGCAGGTGcgttggcgcagcagcagcaggctggccgccgtcgcggccgcagcagcgctgcaggtgaATCGCGAGGCATCCCCCTATCTGTGCTACCGAAGGGGTTTAAGCCGGGTAGCTTGAGCGTAGACTGCGGCAGTAAGATGCACTTCGTCTCCCTCGTGCTCGACGAGCTGAAGCGAAACGGCGAGCGCGACAAGCTCGTCATTGTGTCGAACTTCACGCAAACACTTGACATCATTGCAGCGCTGTGTAACTCGAAGCAGATCGCGTACTTCCAGCTTGATGGCAGCACGCCCATCAagaagcgccagcagctAGTGGACTACTTCAACGTGCCCGGCTCGCAGGAGATCGTGTTTCTGCTCTCCTCGAAGGCCGGCGGTGTCGGGCTGAACCTGATCGGTGCGAACCGGCTGATCCTCTTCGACCCTGACTGGAACCCCGCAAACGATGCACAGGCAATGGGCCGCGTGTGGCGCGATGGCCAGAAGAAGCGCGTCTTCATCTATCGCCTGctcagcaccggcaccatCGAAGAGAAAATCTACCAGCGGCAAGTGAGCAAGCAAGGCTTGTCGGCGAACGTGGTGGACATGCAGGAGGATTCAAAGCAGCACTtcacgctggaggagctcaAGTCCCTCTTCAAATACAAGGCCGACACGCTGTGCGACACCCACGACCTGCTGGGGTGCACATCCTGCGAGGCCGCCGAGTCCTTGGCCGcgagcggccgcggcagccgcggcaagCAGGCAGAGGAGCTCAAGATGCAGTTCCGCAAGGTGGGTCagccaaagaaaaagagTGGGCCACGCATGGATGAGTTGAAGGCGTGGCGCCACATCAGCGCCGTTGCCTCGTTCAACCTTGACAGCGTTACCCGCGCCGTGGCGAAGCACGCGCCAtcgcttctctcctttctgTTCGCTGACGAGCGCGATAACACCAAGATGGCCGGGCCCGTCGTGTCGACCTGCGTGAAGGTCGAGAAGCCCGCcttcgaggaggacgaggagacgaTCACGTGTGCCAGTCAAGCCGCCatccagcagcaggagagcgAGATGGAGATCGAGGTgatcgacgacgacgatgacgaggaagag
- a CDS encoding signal recognition particle, putative, translating into MVLAELGQKIGQAIHRMSAKSMLGEDDVKELMNEIARALLQADVNVTIVKKLQVSIKTELALAEEGAGLNKRKILQNAVFNGLKRILDPGVKPFIPVKGKQNVVMFVGLQGSGKTTSCTKYAVYFQRKGFKTALVCADTFRAGAYDQLRQNATKAKVRFYGSLTEADPVAIAKEGVAELKKEKYDLIIVDTSGRHKQESALFEEMKQVEEAVKPNDIVFVMSATDGQAVEEQARNFKEMVAVGSVIVTKLDCQTKGGGALSAVAATRSPIVFIGTGEHFEDFDLFNPERFVQKMLGMGDIGGLMDTMRDANIDGNEEVYKRLQDGLFTMRDMYEHLQNVLKMGSVGKIMEMLPGMSGHAATAGQQGDIALKGFIHMLDSMTVAELDEAKVKKMMTPSRMHRIARGSGHSVVEVQNLIISYTKFEEIVKKMGKINFKAMMQDSSGPAAGHMGQQQMGQLAKLLNPNMLRQIGGVGGLQGMMKQLQQSMGGGAGGAGGMPDMSAMANMMQMMQQHQKPPRR; encoded by the coding sequence ATGGTCTTGGCAGAGCTGGGTCAGAAAATCGGGCAGGCGATCCATCGCATGTCCGCCAAGTCGATGCTGGGTGAGGATGACGTGAAGGAGCTGATGAACGAGatcgcgcgtgcgctgctgcaagcaGACGTGAACGTCACCATTGTGAAAAAGCTTCAGGTGAGCATCAAGACGGAGCTGGCGCtagcggaggagggcgctGGGCTGAACAAGCGCAAGATCCTTCAGAACGCTGTCTTCAACGGCCTCAAGCGCATCCTCGACCCCGGGGTGAAGCCGTTCATACCGGTGAAGGGGAAGCAAAATGTTGTGATGTTTGTGGGCCTGCAAGGGTCCGGCAAGACGACATCGTGCACGAAGTACGCCGTCTACTTTCAGCGCAAGGGTTTCAAAACGGCGCTGGTGTGCGCCGACACGTTCCGCGCTGGCGCGTACGATCAGCTGCGTCAGAACGCGACCAAGGCCAAGGTACGCTTTTACGGGTCACTGACGGAGGCAGACCCGGTAGCGATCGCCAAGGAAGGTGTGGCAGAACTCAAGAAGGAGAAGTACGACCTCATCATCGTAGACACAAGTGGACGCCATAAGCAGGAGTCGGCGCTCTTCGAGGAGATGAAGCAGGTCGAGGAAGCCGTGAAGCCGAACGACATAGTCTTCGTCATGTCCGCGACAGACGGCCAGGCGGTAGAGGAGCAAGCACGCAACTTCAAGGAAATGGTTGCTGTCGGGTCGGTCATTGTCACGAAGCTAGACTGCCAGACcaagggcggcggtgcgctctccgccgtggcggcgacgcgcagccCCATCGTCTTCATCGGCACCGGCGAGCACTTCGAGGACTTCGACCTCTTTAATCCGGAGCGGTTTGTGCAGAAGATGTTGGGCATGGGCGACATAGGCGGGCTGATGGACACGATGCGCGACGCCAACATCGACGGCAACGAGGAGGTCTACAAGCGCCTGCAGGACGGCCTGTTCACAATGCGTGACATGTACGAGCATCTGCAGAACGTGCTCAAGATGGGCTCCGTTGGTAAAATCATGGAAATGCTGCCCGGGATGTCGGGCCACGCCGCTACGGCGGGTCAGCAGGGCGACATTGCGCTGAAGGGGTTTATCCACATGCTAGACAGCATGACGGTCGCCGAGCTGGATGAAGCCAAGGTGAAGAAGATGATGACACCATCCCGCATGCACCGCatcgcgcgcggcagcggccactcTGTCGTCGAGGTGCAGAACCTGATTATTAGCTACACGAAGTTTGAGGAGATCGTGAAGAAGATGGGCAAGATAAACTTCAAGGCCATGATGCAGGACTCCTCCGGCCCCGCCGCGGGGCACATGGGGCAACAGCAGATGGGTCAGCTGGCGAAGCTGCTCAACCCGAACATGCTACGGCAGATCGGCGGCGTGGGTGGACTGCAGGGGATGATGAAGCAGCTTCAGCAGAGcatgggtggtggtgcgggcggcgcaggcgggATGCCAGATATGTCTGCCATGGCAAACATGATGCAGAtgatgcagcagcatcagaaaccgccgcggcggtga